CCGGTTCGGCGCGAATCGGGCGTACTGGCGCAACTGGGCGGGCAGTTCGCCGACGGTCAGCCCGCCGAACCCGTCGGAGACGATCTGTACGACCCTGCGCCGGACGCCGTCCGGCAGCGGACGGTCGAGCATCTCGGCGGCGCCGTCGCCCGGCCCCCCGCCTGCGCTCTCCACCATCCGTCACACCCCAATACTGTGCGGGGCCCCCGCTCTCGGACTCACGCGAGCGGGGGGACCTCCGTCGTCAGGAACCGGCGCCCGGCCGGTCCACGAGTTCCACCTGGTCCACGGCGTTGCACCAGCGGCACCGCACCGACTCGATCGTCTCATCGACCACGTCGCGCTCCTCGACCTTCGGCTCGCCCGCGAGGTCGAGATGCACGTACTCGACGACCTTCGACGAGCGCGTCACGTCGAACCGCGTGAGGTTGCCGCAGAGCGTGCAGCGCCACCGCGTCGTATCGGTCGGCAGGGGAACCGTCATCGTGGCAGTCCGCTTCCTTCTCGTGTCGTGCTCGCTGTCGCCGGGTAGGGCCGGAGGCTCCCCCGCGTGTGTGGCTCGTAACCCTACGGCCTGGCGGGTACTCGCCGCCCGTCCGTCCACGGCGGCGAGGCGGCCCGGGGTGATCCGTCCCGTTACGTCATGCTCTGTAGCCATGCTCAGCAACTGGAACCGGACGGCCGCGGCGGCGGTCCGGAAGACCCCGGCGCCGGTGACCTACGGCCTGATCGCCCTGTGCTGCCTGATCTTCCTGATCGGCCCCGCCTCGGGTTTCAATCCGCTCTACGGCTCCGGCGACGCGCTGCCGGCCGTGCAGCGGGCCTACTTCCGGCGCTGGGGCGTGGTGCCGGCCCAGCTCTTCGAGGGCGCGCCCCGGGCCGTCCTGACCCCGGTGACGGCCCTCTTCGTGCACGGCAGCTGGGTGCACCTGCTGGGCAACATGCTCTTCCTCCACGTCTTCGGGGCGATGACCGAGGAGCGGATGGGGCGCCTGGAGTTCACGCTCTTCTACACGGGCTGCGGGTACCTGGCCCTGCTCGGCTACGCCGCGGCCAACGCGGACTCGCCGCAGTCCCTGGTCGGCGCCTCCGGGGCGATCTCCGCGGTCCTGGGCGCGTTCGTGTACCTGTTCCCTCGGGCGCGGGTGACCAGCCTCCTGCCGTTCCTGTTCTTCCTGCCGCTGCGCTTCCCGGCGTGGGTCGTGCTGCCCTTCTGGGCGGCCCTTCAGTGGGTGGCGGCCGGGCGGGCCGCCCAGGGGCCCGGCGTGGCCTACCTGGCCCACCTCGTGGGCTTCGGCCTGGGCCTGCTGTACGCGTGGGCCCGGTTCGGCAGGGAGAGGGGCCACGAGGGCGGCCCGGGAACGGCGGCGGCGGGAGACGGGCGGGCGACTAGAGTGAAACCCGCCCCAGCTCCGGCCCCCGAGGGAGAGAACCAGCCGTGATCACCGCGATCGTCCTCATCAAGACCAGCGTGGACCGGATCCCCGAGATCGCGGAGCGGATCGCTTCGCTGGACTCCGTGAGCGAGGTCTTCTCGGTCACCGGGACCTACGACCTCATCGCCATGGTGCGGGTGAAGGAGCACGAGGACCTGGCGGAGGTCATCCCGGGCAGCATCAGCAAGATCCCCGGAGTCGAGGGGACGGACACCCACGTGGCGTTCCGCACC
Above is a genomic segment from Streptomyces asoensis containing:
- a CDS encoding Lrp/AsnC family transcriptional regulator produces the protein MITAIVLIKTSVDRIPEIAERIASLDSVSEVFSVTGTYDLIAMVRVKEHEDLAEVIPGSISKIPGVEGTDTHVAFRTYSQHDLEAAFAIGLDS
- a CDS encoding rhomboid family intramembrane serine protease; the encoded protein is MLSNWNRTAAAAVRKTPAPVTYGLIALCCLIFLIGPASGFNPLYGSGDALPAVQRAYFRRWGVVPAQLFEGAPRAVLTPVTALFVHGSWVHLLGNMLFLHVFGAMTEERMGRLEFTLFYTGCGYLALLGYAAANADSPQSLVGASGAISAVLGAFVYLFPRARVTSLLPFLFFLPLRFPAWVVLPFWAALQWVAAGRAAQGPGVAYLAHLVGFGLGLLYAWARFGRERGHEGGPGTAAAGDGRATRVKPAPAPAPEGENQP